In Thauera sedimentorum, a single genomic region encodes these proteins:
- a CDS encoding acyl-CoA synthetase, with the protein MTPTELDPRSAANVRRARRELIGDALARSVRRNPAREALRFEARSWTYAELDAAANRVAQRLLALGLATGDRVAAYGRNSDAYVLLWLGCVRAGLIHVPINYALRDAELGYIVEQSGARALFCDPDMAEHVAALGPDLGCAWQGTLCGGNAHDVLAWAQAAGDATPPEIEVDEDDIAQLLYTSGTTAAPKGAMMSHRALLAEYASTLLACDIRAEDRALAALPLYHSAQMHVFLMPQLLVGATTLLIQSPQPEQCFELIAAERITSFFAPPTVWIGFLRHPGFEPARLVSLQKGYYGASIMPVPVLQELAARLPALQLYNCYGQSEIAPLATVLRPEEHAERPASAGRPIYMVETRVVDSEMRDLPPGEMGEIVHRSPQLMSGYWNKPEETAASFADGWFRSGDVGYLDEAGYLYITDRIKDIIKTGGVVVAGREVEECLYTHPAVAEVAVIGLPDARWIEAVVAVVALKQGATASAEALIAHVHERLAPFKAPKRVYFVDDLPRNASGKLLKRELRERYKAEAGG; encoded by the coding sequence ATGACCCCGACCGAACTCGACCCCCGCAGCGCGGCCAATGTGCGCCGCGCGCGCCGCGAGCTGATCGGCGACGCGCTGGCGCGCTCGGTGCGCCGCAACCCGGCGCGCGAGGCGCTGCGCTTCGAGGCGCGCAGCTGGACTTACGCCGAACTCGACGCCGCCGCCAACCGCGTGGCCCAGCGCCTGCTCGCCCTGGGCCTGGCCACCGGCGACCGGGTGGCGGCCTACGGCCGCAACTCGGATGCCTATGTGCTGCTGTGGCTGGGCTGCGTGCGCGCCGGGCTGATCCACGTGCCGATCAACTACGCGCTGCGTGATGCCGAGCTGGGCTACATCGTCGAGCAGTCCGGCGCGCGGGCGCTGTTCTGCGACCCGGACATGGCCGAACACGTCGCCGCGCTCGGCCCGGATCTGGGCTGCGCCTGGCAGGGCACGCTGTGCGGCGGTAACGCGCACGACGTGCTGGCCTGGGCGCAGGCCGCGGGTGATGCCACGCCGCCGGAGATCGAGGTCGACGAGGACGACATCGCCCAGCTCCTGTACACCTCGGGCACCACCGCCGCGCCCAAGGGCGCGATGATGAGCCACCGCGCGCTGCTCGCCGAGTACGCCAGCACCCTGCTGGCCTGCGACATCCGTGCCGAGGACCGCGCGCTGGCCGCGCTGCCGCTCTACCACTCGGCGCAGATGCATGTCTTCCTGATGCCGCAGCTGCTGGTCGGCGCCACCACGCTGCTGATCCAGAGCCCGCAGCCGGAGCAGTGCTTCGAGCTGATCGCCGCCGAGCGCATCACCTCCTTCTTCGCCCCGCCCACGGTGTGGATCGGCTTCCTGCGCCACCCGGGCTTCGAGCCGGCGCGTCTGGTCTCGCTGCAGAAGGGTTACTACGGCGCCTCCATCATGCCGGTGCCGGTGCTGCAGGAGCTCGCCGCCCGCCTGCCCGCGCTGCAGCTCTACAACTGCTACGGGCAGAGCGAGATCGCCCCGCTCGCCACCGTGCTGCGCCCCGAGGAGCATGCCGAGCGTCCGGCGTCCGCGGGCCGGCCGATCTACATGGTCGAGACCCGGGTGGTGGACAGCGAGATGCGCGACCTGCCGCCGGGCGAGATGGGCGAGATCGTGCACCGCTCGCCGCAGCTGATGAGCGGCTACTGGAACAAGCCCGAGGAAACCGCGGCGAGCTTTGCCGACGGCTGGTTCCGCTCCGGCGACGTGGGCTATCTCGACGAGGCCGGCTACCTCTACATCACCGACCGCATCAAGGACATCATCAAGACCGGCGGCGTGGTGGTGGCCGGGCGCGAGGTGGAGGAATGCCTGTACACCCATCCGGCGGTGGCCGAGGTGGCGGTGATCGGCCTGCCGGACGCGCGCTGGATCGAGGCGGTGGTCGCGGTGGTGGCGCTCAAGCAGGGCGCGACCGCC